One region of Haloterrigena salifodinae genomic DNA includes:
- a CDS encoding COG1361 S-layer family protein, protein MGGREATSNRRRRAAVTAGVLSVVVILILGSVAATVPIETGSVTPLQNESRNDTDANGSIDDPSADASAPPAGTAGDESAPRSPVANDTSALEPPLAVPTTDPQIVQAADGNVTVAVAENQSVRAGETMPVALEVTNDGDRQATSVVVTVRAVNGAMTFGPPDAPQPTRSVVVDDIWPGDTETVAVDVVVSDVDPETYPLFASVQYQIDTEGPADDEFRLNETDETNDTRIDDDDDEETVVRTDGPALLELPVDGSRAFDVTPVRDEIPVDGAGVYEVRITNNGDDPMTGVVAAIEVGPPLTSESPTAYVGALEPGESETARFALESSSDAVETTTSVALALSYDAGSGNRASADPVQIPVSIAETDENTDVDSVAPFLAVAVVFVLAAIWWYQRR, encoded by the coding sequence ATGGGCGGCCGAGAGGCGACCTCGAATCGACGGCGTCGAGCAGCCGTTACGGCGGGCGTCCTCTCGGTCGTCGTCATCCTGATACTCGGATCCGTCGCGGCGACGGTCCCGATCGAAACGGGGTCGGTCACGCCGCTACAGAACGAGTCGCGAAACGATACGGACGCGAACGGATCGATCGACGATCCGAGTGCCGACGCGAGCGCGCCGCCCGCCGGTACGGCCGGAGACGAGTCCGCGCCGCGGTCGCCCGTTGCGAACGACACGTCCGCACTCGAACCGCCGCTTGCCGTACCGACGACTGATCCGCAGATCGTCCAGGCGGCCGACGGGAACGTCACCGTCGCCGTCGCGGAGAATCAGTCGGTCCGTGCGGGCGAAACGATGCCGGTCGCGCTCGAGGTGACAAACGACGGCGATCGACAGGCGACCAGCGTCGTCGTAACGGTACGAGCGGTCAACGGCGCCATGACGTTCGGGCCGCCCGACGCACCGCAACCGACGCGGTCGGTCGTCGTCGACGACATCTGGCCCGGCGACACCGAGACCGTAGCCGTTGACGTCGTGGTCTCGGACGTCGATCCGGAGACGTATCCGCTGTTTGCGTCCGTTCAGTATCAAATTGACACTGAGGGCCCGGCCGACGACGAATTTCGACTGAACGAAACCGACGAAACGAACGACACCCGAATCGACGACGATGACGACGAAGAGACGGTCGTCCGGACCGACGGTCCGGCGCTGCTCGAGCTCCCGGTCGACGGGTCCCGAGCGTTCGACGTGACGCCCGTCCGCGACGAGATCCCTGTCGACGGAGCGGGCGTCTACGAGGTCCGAATCACGAACAATGGGGATGACCCGATGACCGGTGTCGTCGCCGCGATCGAGGTCGGACCGCCGCTGACGAGCGAGTCGCCGACGGCGTACGTCGGCGCGCTCGAGCCCGGAGAGTCGGAAACGGCACGGTTCGCTCTCGAGTCGTCCTCGGATGCTGTCGAGACGACGACCAGCGTCGCGCTCGCGCTCTCGTACGACGCGGGCTCCGGGAACCGTGCGAGCGCAGATCCCGTTCAGATTCCGGTTTCGATCGCCGAAACGGACGAGAACACCGATGTCGACTCAGTCGCACCGTTCCTCGCCGTCGCGGTCGTGTTCGTGCTCGCGGCGATCTGGTGGTACCAGAGGCGTTGA
- a CDS encoding ABC transporter permease yields MLELTSFEAGRRLRGSLLLAGAMVALIILTIALFPSIQETGADLDAYLESLPPEATRAFVGNVTTLTTIEGYLVSQLYQFGWVLLLAIYYAYAAASTVAGEVERGTVGLTLALPVTRSRVVVGKFLSLVPGVVLLNAITFLMVYVGVVFVGESIDVTHLFAVHAYSIAYLLACAGVGLAASVAFNSVRRAQTVGAGSVFGLFLLDTFTFETDYEWIGDVAFSRYFDPGAILVDGDLSWADLSVLVVAVVVLVVASGEYFERRDLSG; encoded by the coding sequence ATGCTCGAGCTTACCTCGTTCGAAGCCGGTCGTCGACTCCGCGGGTCGCTGCTACTCGCCGGTGCCATGGTTGCGCTGATCATTCTCACGATCGCGCTCTTTCCGTCAATTCAGGAGACAGGCGCCGATCTCGACGCCTATCTCGAGTCGCTGCCGCCCGAAGCGACGCGCGCGTTCGTCGGAAACGTAACCACGCTGACCACGATCGAGGGGTATCTCGTCTCCCAACTCTACCAGTTCGGCTGGGTGTTGCTGCTCGCGATTTACTACGCCTACGCCGCGGCCTCGACCGTCGCGGGGGAGGTCGAACGCGGGACGGTAGGACTGACGCTGGCGCTGCCGGTGACGCGGTCGCGGGTCGTGGTCGGCAAGTTCCTGTCGCTCGTTCCGGGCGTCGTGTTGCTCAACGCGATCACGTTCCTCATGGTCTACGTCGGCGTGGTGTTCGTCGGCGAATCGATCGACGTCACGCACCTGTTCGCCGTTCACGCGTACTCGATCGCCTACCTGCTCGCCTGCGCCGGGGTCGGACTCGCGGCCTCCGTCGCATTCAATTCCGTCCGCCGCGCGCAGACCGTCGGCGCCGGATCGGTCTTCGGGCTCTTCCTGCTCGATACGTTCACCTTCGAGACCGACTACGAGTGGATCGGGGACGTCGCGTTCTCCCGGTACTTCGATCCTGGTGCGATTCTCGTCGACGGCGACCTCTCGTGGGCGGACCTCTCCGTCCTCGTGGTCGCCGTCGTCGTCCTCGTCGTCGCCAGCGGTGAATACTTCGAACGGCGCGACCTCTCCGGCTGA
- a CDS encoding universal stress protein has product MYDRLLVSTDGSGPANAALELAGRIASPSATIHVLVVSEDENDRDDGPRDVSDRTADEILNDARESVTADVKAVVTEQRRGDPRERILEYVETADVEIVVMGAHGRRVAEPVVLGRVTESIVRDAPVPVLVARASDDIRGLYPFEQILVPTDGSEHARAALELGVALAAETEATLHLLSVVGATRYGLGSESTALLNQLEEKATRELEAAAESAADGAGIDVRTTVNRGSIHRAISAYAEANDVDLLIMGTHGQSEGDRELPGSVTERVLRTAPAPVVTVRARETNKS; this is encoded by the coding sequence ATGTACGATCGACTCCTCGTCTCGACCGACGGAAGTGGCCCCGCGAACGCCGCTCTCGAACTCGCCGGTCGAATCGCGTCGCCGTCGGCGACGATTCACGTGCTGGTCGTTTCCGAGGACGAGAACGACCGCGACGACGGACCCCGTGACGTGTCGGATCGAACGGCCGACGAGATCCTTAACGACGCTCGCGAGAGCGTGACCGCCGATGTGAAGGCCGTCGTCACCGAACAGCGACGCGGCGATCCTCGAGAACGGATTCTCGAATACGTCGAAACGGCGGACGTCGAAATCGTCGTCATGGGTGCACACGGACGGCGGGTCGCCGAACCGGTCGTTCTGGGACGCGTAACCGAAAGCATCGTCCGCGACGCTCCCGTCCCCGTACTCGTCGCTCGCGCGAGCGACGATATTCGAGGCCTGTATCCGTTCGAGCAGATCCTCGTCCCGACTGACGGCAGCGAGCACGCACGAGCCGCGCTGGAACTCGGCGTTGCACTCGCCGCCGAGACGGAAGCAACGCTTCACCTCCTGTCGGTGGTCGGCGCGACGCGCTACGGGCTCGGTTCCGAGTCGACGGCGCTGCTCAATCAACTCGAGGAGAAGGCGACCCGCGAACTCGAGGCAGCAGCCGAGAGCGCGGCCGATGGCGCCGGAATTGACGTTCGGACGACGGTCAACCGGGGGTCGATCCATAGAGCGATCTCCGCGTACGCGGAGGCGAACGACGTCGACCTGCTGATCATGGGAACGCACGGCCAAAGCGAGGGCGATCGAGAATTGCCGGGCAGCGTGACGGAGCGCGTCCTGCGCACCGCGCCGGCTCCCGTCGTAACGGTTCGCGCTCGAGAGACGAACAAATCGTAG
- a CDS encoding SDR family oxidoreductase: protein MTDLLEERTAIVTGASSGIGRAIARTFAENGADVVVADVREAPREGGTPTHELITDETEATATYVECDVSSVDDLEATFDEAERFGGVNVLVNNAGIFRLEEYLEVTPDQYDRLMEVNVKGAFFGTQLAARRMTENGGGSVINISSIAGFLGNGSYVAYCVSKGALRLLTYATAHRLGPDGIRVNAIHPGGVETAMMEDAHMGPGTLEAFAEAVPSRRIGNPEDIAGAALFLASDLSGYVNGESLVVDGGYVHTG, encoded by the coding sequence ATGACGGACTTACTCGAGGAGCGAACGGCCATCGTGACCGGTGCGTCGAGCGGAATCGGACGAGCGATCGCGCGTACGTTCGCCGAGAACGGTGCTGACGTCGTCGTCGCCGACGTGCGCGAAGCGCCGCGGGAAGGCGGCACCCCGACGCACGAACTGATCACAGACGAAACCGAAGCGACGGCGACGTATGTCGAGTGCGACGTCTCGAGCGTCGACGATCTCGAGGCGACGTTCGACGAGGCCGAGCGGTTCGGCGGCGTCAACGTCCTCGTCAACAACGCCGGTATCTTCCGATTGGAGGAGTATCTCGAGGTGACCCCTGATCAGTACGATCGACTCATGGAAGTGAACGTGAAGGGAGCGTTCTTCGGGACCCAGCTCGCGGCCCGGCGGATGACCGAGAACGGCGGCGGGAGCGTCATCAACATCTCGAGTATCGCCGGTTTCCTCGGGAACGGGAGCTACGTCGCGTACTGCGTTTCAAAGGGTGCACTTCGACTGTTGACGTACGCGACTGCCCATCGCCTCGGACCCGACGGAATCCGCGTCAACGCAATCCACCCGGGCGGAGTCGAAACCGCGATGATGGAGGACGCCCATATGGGGCCCGGCACGCTCGAGGCGTTTGCCGAAGCGGTTCCATCGCGACGGATCGGGAATCCCGAGGATATCGCGGGTGCCGCGCTGTTTCTCGCGAGCGACCTCTCGGGGTACGTGAACGGCGAGTCGCTCGTCGTCGACGGCGGGTACGTGCACACCGGATGA
- a CDS encoding pyridoxamine 5'-phosphate oxidase family protein, with the protein MQGLRWLQLSEDEMNEFLGRGGTGVISFSTDLDDPPVSIPVSYGYNAEEKRFYYRLSFPPDSRKEELVDRPVSFVTHRQTDGGWQSVVVTGRLSDISDVPYESAEIQGMWAIQIPLVDVFERPPRETAFQYFYLDPETMTGRKEVMTDS; encoded by the coding sequence ATGCAGGGGCTACGCTGGTTACAACTGAGCGAAGACGAAATGAACGAGTTCCTCGGCCGCGGCGGAACGGGTGTCATCTCGTTTTCCACGGACCTCGACGATCCGCCGGTCTCGATTCCCGTGTCCTACGGGTACAACGCCGAGGAGAAACGGTTCTACTACCGGCTCTCGTTTCCGCCAGACAGCAGAAAAGAGGAACTCGTCGACCGACCGGTCTCTTTCGTCACGCACCGCCAGACCGATGGTGGGTGGCAAAGCGTCGTCGTTACGGGACGACTATCAGACATCTCCGATGTTCCGTACGAATCCGCCGAGATACAGGGGATGTGGGCAATTCAGATTCCGCTCGTCGACGTCTTCGAGCGACCGCCGCGGGAAACGGCGTTCCAGTACTTCTACCTCGATCCCGAGACGATGACGGGACGAAAGGAGGTGATGACCGACTCGTAG
- a CDS encoding universal stress protein codes for MQSDGDPQLESPRRIRTSIPTRDFTIPMVGSPMRRILVPVDGSRQSLDALGHALETFPDDEIVVLHALNFVEVVASESSANQARERANEIFREVRTLADEYDHTVETETTEGDPGRAIVAYAADRDIDQIVIGSTGRTGLDRLLLGSVAELVARRAPVPVTIVR; via the coding sequence ATGCAAAGCGACGGCGACCCCCAACTCGAGAGTCCCCGTCGGATCCGTACGTCGATCCCGACAAGAGATTTTACCATCCCCATGGTAGGCTCACCGATGAGACGGATACTCGTACCCGTAGACGGTTCGCGCCAGTCACTCGACGCGTTGGGACACGCTCTCGAGACGTTTCCCGACGACGAGATCGTCGTCCTTCACGCGCTAAATTTCGTAGAGGTCGTCGCGTCGGAATCGAGCGCCAATCAAGCGCGGGAACGCGCTAACGAAATCTTCCGAGAGGTTCGCACGCTTGCCGACGAATATGATCACACTGTCGAGACCGAAACGACTGAGGGTGATCCGGGGCGGGCTATCGTGGCCTACGCTGCGGACCGAGATATCGACCAGATCGTCATAGGCAGTACCGGCCGCACTGGACTTGACCGACTCCTGCTCGGGAGTGTCGCCGAACTCGTAGCGCGGCGAGCACCGGTGCCGGTGACGATCGTTCGATAA
- a CDS encoding cation:proton antiporter domain-containing protein: MKVGGSYLGARVAGHSGDESLIIGFGMLPRAGVELVVIAGALTSRIIDQRLFSAVLALIIVSVLSTPPLLKHAIQRINS; the protein is encoded by the coding sequence GTGAAAGTCGGTGGCAGTTACCTCGGTGCGCGGGTCGCTGGCCATTCGGGTGACGAATCACTGATCATCGGATTCGGAATGCTTCCCCGTGCCGGCGTCGAGTTAGTTGTAATAGCTGGAGCGCTCACCTCGAGAATTATCGATCAACGGCTGTTTTCGGCTGTGCTCGCACTTATAATCGTGTCTGTACTTTCGACGCCACCTCTTCTCAAACATGCAATTCAGCGAATTAATTCATAA
- a CDS encoding HVO_0649 family zinc finger protein, giving the protein MIPRRTGGRSDFEWIRQRYENTEKKCPECGYVDEEGNWTSHTDGQRIIYRHVCPICDASREHIFNLGE; this is encoded by the coding sequence ATGATTCCACGGCGCACAGGAGGACGATCAGATTTCGAGTGGATACGACAGCGCTATGAGAACACCGAGAAGAAATGCCCGGAATGTGGGTACGTGGATGAGGAGGGAAACTGGACAAGCCACACAGATGGCCAGCGGATCATATACCGTCACGTTTGCCCGATTTGTGATGCCAGTCGTGAACACATATTCAATCTCGGTGAATAA
- a CDS encoding universal stress protein has product MPIIAAVDQSDRARSVIRQARELADAYEGELHVVHIRDTEGDITDEASRKALEEVDAIVEEKGDERATKIAREIAGEVEESGKFTPVGLTGDPAPALLNYAEEHDAECIVVSARKRSSLDQVLFGSVTQSLLLNADRAVVAAPHEVA; this is encoded by the coding sequence ATGCCAATCATTGCAGCGGTTGATCAGTCAGACCGAGCCAGATCAGTGATCAGACAAGCCCGCGAACTCGCTGATGCATACGAGGGAGAACTCCACGTTGTCCACATTCGGGACACGGAGGGAGACATCACCGATGAGGCCTCCAGGAAGGCCCTTGAAGAAGTAGATGCGATAGTCGAGGAGAAAGGTGACGAGAGAGCAACCAAAATCGCCCGAGAGATCGCCGGAGAGGTCGAAGAGTCTGGAAAGTTCACGCCCGTCGGATTAACTGGTGATCCCGCACCAGCACTTCTCAATTACGCGGAGGAACACGACGCCGAGTGTATCGTTGTTAGCGCTCGCAAACGTTCCTCGCTCGACCAAGTCTTGTTCGGCAGCGTCACTCAGTCGCTGCTCTTGAACGCCGACCGGGCTGTGGTCGCTGCGCCACACGAAGTGGCCTGA
- a CDS encoding lamin tail domain-containing protein — protein MGYFPSGFTLESGESVTIYSGSGSNSDTELYWGSGRAIWNNSGDTIIVTNADGETVINREY, from the coding sequence ATCGGGTACTTCCCATCAGGGTTCACGCTTGAATCGGGTGAGTCTGTAACCATCTACAGCGGGAGCGGGTCGAACTCTGATACAGAACTATACTGGGGCTCTGGTAGAGCAATCTGGAACAATAGTGGAGATACAATCATCGTAACGAATGCTGACGGTGAGACCGTAATCAATCGGGAGTACTAA